The following proteins are co-located in the Citrobacter freundii ATCC 8090 = MTCC 1658 = NBRC 12681 genome:
- a CDS encoding DcrB family lipoprotein yields MRNLVKYVGIGLLVMGLAACDNSDTKAPAEGAAAESSASGQPVSLLDGKLSFSLPADMTDQSGKLGTQANNMHVYSDATGQKAVIVIVGDNTNEDLAVLAKRLEDQQRSRDPQLQVVTNKSIELKGHTLQQLDSIISAKGQTAYSSVVLGKVDNQLLTLQITLPADDQQKAQTTAENIINTLVIQ; encoded by the coding sequence ATGCGCAATCTGGTTAAATATGTCGGTATTGGCCTGCTGGTTATGGGGCTTGCAGCCTGTGATAATAGCGATACAAAAGCGCCAGCAGAGGGTGCTGCCGCAGAAAGTAGCGCCAGCGGACAACCGGTCAGCCTGCTGGACGGCAAACTCAGTTTTTCCCTGCCAGCGGATATGACCGATCAGAGCGGCAAGCTGGGCACCCAGGCGAACAATATGCACGTCTATTCTGACGCAACCGGCCAGAAAGCGGTGATTGTGATTGTTGGCGACAACACCAACGAAGACCTGGCTGTGCTGGCAAAACGTCTGGAAGATCAGCAGCGTAGCCGCGACCCGCAGCTGCAGGTCGTCACCAATAAATCTATTGAGCTGAAAGGCCACACGCTGCAGCAGTTAGACAGCATCATCTCAGCCAAAGGCCAGACCGCTTACTCTTCCGTAGTGCTGGGTAAAGTGGACAATCAACTGCTGACCCTGCAAATCACGCTGCCTGCTGACGATCAGCAAAAAGCGCAGACTACCGCAGAAAACATCATTAACACGCTGGTTATCCAGTAA
- the tusA gene encoding sulfurtransferase TusA: protein MSDLFTSPDHTLDAQGLRCPEPVMMVRKTVRGMQAGETLLIVADDPATTRDIPGFCTFMEHELVAKETDSLPYRYLLRKGH, encoded by the coding sequence ATGAGCGACCTGTTTACTTCCCCCGACCATACTCTTGATGCCCAGGGACTGCGCTGCCCGGAACCGGTGATGATGGTGCGTAAAACCGTACGTGGCATGCAGGCCGGTGAAACACTGCTGATTGTCGCCGACGATCCGGCAACAACCCGCGATATTCCTGGCTTCTGTACCTTTATGGAGCATGAGCTGGTGGCCAAAGAGACCGACTCGCTGCCGTACCGCTATCTGCTGCGTAAAGGTCACTAG
- a CDS encoding 7-cyano-7-deazaguanine/7-aminomethyl-7-deazaguanine transporter has protein sequence MTPFTQTQRVKALFWLSLFHLLVITSSNYLVQLPISIFGFHTTWGAFSFPFIFLATDLTVRIFGAPLARRIIFAVMIPALLISYVVSSLFYMGSWQGFGALLHFNLFVARIAAASFMAYALGQILDVHVFNRLRQNRRWWLAPTASTLFGNISDTLAFFFIAFWRSPDAFMAEHWMEIALVDYCFKVLISIIFFLPMYGVLLNMLLKRLADKSEIAALQTS, from the coding sequence ATGACTCCGTTTACACAAACTCAGCGCGTAAAAGCGTTGTTCTGGCTATCGCTATTTCATCTGCTGGTGATCACCTCCAGCAACTATCTGGTGCAGCTTCCAATCTCCATTTTTGGTTTCCATACCACATGGGGCGCATTTAGCTTTCCGTTTATTTTCCTCGCGACCGACCTGACCGTGCGTATTTTTGGCGCGCCGCTGGCTCGACGTATCATCTTTGCGGTGATGATCCCCGCGTTGCTGATCTCCTATGTCGTTTCGTCCCTGTTTTATATGGGATCGTGGCAGGGATTTGGCGCACTGCTGCACTTTAACCTGTTTGTTGCCCGTATCGCCGCCGCCAGCTTTATGGCTTACGCGCTGGGACAAATTCTGGATGTGCACGTCTTTAACCGCCTGCGCCAGAACCGTCGTTGGTGGCTGGCACCGACAGCGTCCACGCTATTTGGCAATATCAGCGATACGTTGGCCTTCTTCTTTATCGCTTTCTGGCGTAGCCCGGATGCCTTCATGGCCGAGCACTGGATGGAAATCGCGCTGGTCGATTACTGTTTCAAGGTGCTGATCAGCATTATTTTCTTCCTGCCGATGTACGGCGTGCTGCTGAATATGTTGCTGAAAAGGCTGGCAGATAAATCCGAAATCGCTGCATTGCAGACGAGTTAA
- a CDS encoding MFS transporter, with product MPEPVAEPTLSGLRLNLRIVSVVMFNFASYLTIGLPLAVLPGYVHDVMGFSAFWAGLVISLQYFATLLSRPHAGRYADLLGPKKIVVFGLCGCFLSGLGYLLAGSTNGWPLASLLLLCLGRVILGIGQSFAGTGSTLWGVGVVGSMHIGRVISWNGIVTYGAMAIGAPLGVLFYAWGGLQGLALTVMGVALVAILLSLPRPAVKASKGKPLPFRAVLGRVWLYGMALALASAGFGVIATFITLFYDAKGWDGAAFALTLFSCTFVGTRLLFPNGINRLGGLNVAMICFSVEIVGLLLVGMASMPWMAKIGVLLAGAGFSLVFPALGVVAVKAVPQQNQGAALATYTVFMDLSLGVTGPLAGLIMTWAGVPVIYLAAAGLVAVALLLTWRLKKRPQVVSPEAASSS from the coding sequence ATGCCCGAACCCGTCGCTGAACCGACGCTGAGCGGTTTACGCCTTAACCTGCGCATTGTCTCTGTGGTGATGTTCAACTTCGCCAGCTATCTGACCATCGGCCTGCCGCTCGCGGTATTGCCGGGCTACGTCCACGATGTGATGGGGTTCAGCGCCTTCTGGGCTGGGCTGGTTATCAGCCTGCAATATTTCGCTACGCTGCTGAGCCGTCCGCATGCCGGTCGCTATGCCGACCTGCTGGGGCCAAAGAAAATTGTGGTATTCGGGCTATGTGGCTGCTTTTTAAGTGGTCTGGGCTATTTGCTGGCAGGATCAACGAACGGCTGGCCGTTGGCTAGTCTGCTGCTGCTGTGTCTGGGGCGGGTGATTCTCGGAATTGGGCAGAGCTTTGCCGGAACTGGCTCTACGCTGTGGGGCGTGGGGGTAGTTGGCTCAATGCACATCGGACGGGTGATTTCCTGGAATGGCATCGTGACCTATGGCGCGATGGCGATAGGCGCGCCGCTGGGCGTTCTGTTTTATGCCTGGGGGGGCTTACAGGGGCTGGCGCTGACCGTGATGGGCGTGGCGCTGGTGGCGATACTGCTGTCGCTCCCTCGTCCTGCGGTGAAGGCCAGCAAAGGCAAACCGTTGCCGTTTCGCGCGGTGCTCGGGCGCGTCTGGTTGTACGGTATGGCGCTGGCGCTGGCCTCCGCTGGATTTGGGGTGATCGCCACGTTTATTACCCTGTTTTATGATGCCAAAGGCTGGGACGGCGCAGCTTTCGCGCTGACGCTTTTTAGCTGCACATTTGTCGGCACTCGACTGTTGTTCCCAAATGGTATCAACCGTTTAGGCGGGCTGAATGTGGCGATGATCTGCTTTAGCGTCGAGATTGTCGGGCTGCTGCTGGTCGGGATGGCTTCCATGCCGTGGATGGCGAAAATCGGCGTTCTGCTGGCTGGGGCTGGGTTCTCACTGGTTTTCCCGGCGCTGGGCGTGGTAGCGGTAAAAGCTGTCCCGCAGCAAAATCAGGGCGCTGCGCTGGCGACCTACACGGTGTTTATGGATTTATCGCTGGGGGTTACCGGGCCGCTGGCCGGGTTGATAATGACGTGGGCGGGCGTGCCGGTTATCTATCTGGCGGCAGCTGGGCTGGTGGCGGTGGCGTTATTGCTGACATGGCGGCTAAAAAAACGGCCTCAGGTGGTGTCACCGGAGGCCGCGTCATCGTCTTAA